In bacterium, the following are encoded in one genomic region:
- a CDS encoding penicillin-binding protein activator, with the protein MKSKLAIALILSCFAAAAAAAAVDATLVADFKRAERYYESKDYINALPLYRDVLEGDPGGPFAAAAGFRIGMCDFALGEYAAAALSFKKFEEGFADSPYLDDATFLAAQAYFRMGEYHHAFERLLRIVSFGEKGRYYKRAVRGIGNIADEALTAAQLRKRLEDYHASPEAAEALLKLAEHEVNRRDYERAVVLLDVVAEQYAELDEGREAEKLLASVRDKLGREPLAVGVLLPLSGEYDVYGKEMRAAVELAAAEHNRSRPDEPVTFVFEDTAGTEEGAVEAARRLIYTERVIAILGPALTNNVRALASLCHTNQVPVLCPAATDGKVAQLNGYIFANGLTREVEAANIADYAVNNLGLKRFAVLYPANAYGADLRDAFTEAVARAGGEVVGAVEYPLIDVNLEPNKREINYFPYTKKLKWLRADAVYIPGHYDEIIRILPQLTFSDVSAYVLGANGWNENRVVHMGGKYVEGTYFTAGLYGDSPDPEIRAFVSSYRRQTAEFPNYLAAASYDAAKIICSVLYPPAENGAEIKARLDAVADFPGISGRTTLRGADGMLHKDVAILTVQEGEVVEAPR; encoded by the coding sequence GTGAAAAGCAAACTGGCCATTGCGCTAATCCTATCGTGCTTCGCCGCGGCGGCCGCGGCGGCCGCGGTCGACGCGACCCTCGTCGCCGACTTCAAACGGGCCGAACGCTATTACGAAAGCAAAGATTACATAAACGCGCTGCCGCTATACCGGGACGTCCTGGAGGGCGACCCGGGCGGGCCTTTCGCCGCCGCCGCCGGCTTCCGCATCGGCATGTGCGACTTCGCGCTGGGGGAATACGCCGCCGCGGCCCTGTCCTTTAAAAAATTCGAGGAGGGGTTCGCGGACTCGCCGTACCTCGACGACGCGACGTTCCTGGCGGCGCAGGCGTACTTCCGGATGGGGGAATATCACCACGCGTTCGAGCGCCTCTTGCGCATCGTATCCTTCGGCGAAAAGGGCCGCTACTACAAGCGGGCGGTGCGCGGCATCGGCAACATCGCCGACGAGGCGCTCACCGCCGCCCAACTACGCAAAAGGTTGGAGGATTACCACGCGTCGCCGGAGGCGGCCGAGGCACTACTGAAGCTCGCCGAACACGAGGTAAACCGCCGGGACTACGAAAGGGCGGTGGTCCTCCTCGACGTCGTCGCCGAGCAGTACGCCGAGCTGGACGAGGGCCGCGAGGCCGAAAAGCTGCTGGCTTCGGTGCGCGATAAGCTCGGCCGGGAACCGCTGGCGGTGGGGGTGCTCTTGCCGCTCTCGGGCGAATACGACGTATACGGCAAGGAGATGCGGGCCGCCGTCGAGCTGGCCGCGGCCGAGCACAACCGCTCGCGCCCGGACGAACCCGTTACGTTCGTATTCGAGGACACGGCCGGCACCGAAGAGGGCGCGGTGGAGGCCGCGCGCCGGCTCATTTACACCGAACGCGTCATCGCGATATTGGGGCCCGCGCTCACCAACAACGTGCGCGCGCTGGCGTCGCTGTGTCATACCAACCAGGTCCCGGTGCTATGTCCCGCGGCCACCGACGGCAAGGTGGCGCAGCTGAACGGTTACATCTTCGCTAATGGCCTGACCCGCGAGGTCGAGGCGGCCAACATCGCCGACTACGCCGTAAACAACCTGGGCCTCAAACGCTTCGCGGTCCTTTACCCGGCGAACGCGTACGGCGCCGACCTGCGAGATGCGTTCACGGAGGCCGTCGCCCGGGCGGGGGGCGAAGTCGTCGGCGCGGTGGAATACCCGCTTATCGACGTGAACCTCGAGCCGAACAAGCGCGAGATCAACTACTTCCCCTATACCAAGAAGCTGAAATGGCTCCGCGCCGACGCCGTCTACATCCCCGGCCACTACGACGAGATCATCCGCATCCTGCCCCAGCTCACGTTCTCGGACGTCTCGGCCTACGTCCTGGGCGCCAACGGTTGGAACGAAAACCGCGTCGTGCATATGGGCGGCAAATACGTCGAGGGAACGTACTTCACCGCGGGCTTATACGGCGACTCGCCCGACCCCGAAATCCGCGCGTTCGTCTCGAGCTACCGGCGCCAAACGGCCGAGTTCCCCAACTACCTGGCCGCCGCCTCCTACGACGCCGCGAAAATCATCTGCTCGGTCCTCTACCCCCCCGCGGAGAACGGCGCCGAAATCAAGGCCCGGCTCGACGCGGTGGCGGACTTCCCCGGCATATCGGGCCGGACGACGTTGCGCGGCGCCGACGGCATGCTGCACAAAGACGTCGCCATCCTGACGGTGCAGGAGGGCGAGGTGGTGGAGGCGCCGCGGTGA
- a CDS encoding 6-bladed beta-propeller, producing the protein MKKVLVIAAFFLAGAAGAAYEYAGQWGSLGTGNGQFNGTAAVAVTANGKVYVADTWNSRIQYFTATGRFLGKWGSFGTGNGQFNAPGGVAVTPNGKVYVGDIRNHRVQYFTAAGSYLGQWGSYGSGNGQLDGAIDVAVTANGTVYVSDWGNFRIQYFTATGSYLGQWGSYGPGNGQFRYADGVTVAPNGTVFVADTFYNYRIQYFTSSGSFLGKWGSWGHGEGQFYWPYDVAVAPYGTVFVADTYNHRIQYFKRSRQVDMELSESGESGVVPASLGRVKALFR; encoded by the coding sequence GTGAAAAAAGTTTTAGTTATCGCGGCGTTTTTCCTCGCCGGCGCCGCCGGCGCGGCGTACGAGTACGCGGGCCAGTGGGGCTCGTTGGGCACGGGCAACGGCCAGTTCAACGGCACGGCCGCCGTCGCCGTAACCGCTAACGGCAAAGTCTACGTCGCCGATACCTGGAACTCCCGCATACAATACTTCACGGCGACGGGGAGATTCCTGGGCAAATGGGGCTCGTTCGGCACGGGCAACGGCCAGTTCAACGCCCCGGGTGGCGTCGCCGTAACCCCTAACGGCAAAGTCTACGTAGGCGATATCAGGAACCACCGCGTCCAATACTTCACCGCCGCGGGGTCCTACCTGGGCCAATGGGGCTCGTACGGCTCGGGCAACGGCCAGTTGGACGGCGCGATAGACGTCGCCGTAACCGCTAACGGCACAGTCTACGTCAGCGATTGGGGTAACTTCCGTATCCAATACTTCACGGCGACGGGCTCCTACCTGGGCCAATGGGGCTCGTACGGCCCGGGCAACGGCCAGTTCCGATATGCCGACGGCGTCACCGTAGCCCCTAACGGAACCGTTTTCGTCGCCGATACCTTCTATAACTACCGCATCCAATACTTCACCTCGAGCGGTTCGTTCCTTGGCAAATGGGGCTCGTGGGGCCACGGCGAAGGCCAATTCTATTGGCCGTACGACGTCGCCGTCGCTCCCTACGGAACCGTTTTCGTCGCCGATACTTATAACCACCGCATCCAATACTTCAAACGCTCGCGGCAAGTCGATATGGAGTTGAGCGAGTCGGGCGAGTCGGGCGTAGTGCCCGCCTCCCTCGGCCGCGTGAAGGCGTTGTTCCGGTAG
- a CDS encoding tetratricopeptide repeat protein: MKRATAIALSATLLMVACGPQRPAGYFVYEGRRGDSVAALSARFGGDERLTKTLAREAGRDAAEPFDAGERVTVQLESLKKHREILETFALVREARAARVRGDYAGALEALKAASAAAPDDPALAFELGATYYEAGDYARAEASLATARSLAPDDEEVTLTYALATAEAGDAEGAVAALEELAAARADFLYGLYVLGEVQIKSGDYPAGRHQLFEYLKRNDEGVVAAYAREGIKASARAEMEAAARALEEAARAEEEEATPAREAGPAE, encoded by the coding sequence GTGAAGCGGGCGACGGCCATCGCCTTGTCGGCGACGTTGTTGATGGTCGCGTGCGGGCCCCAAAGGCCCGCCGGTTATTTTGTATACGAAGGCCGGCGGGGCGACTCGGTGGCGGCGCTGAGCGCGCGCTTCGGCGGCGACGAGCGCCTTACGAAGACGCTGGCCCGCGAGGCCGGCCGCGACGCCGCGGAGCCGTTCGACGCCGGCGAACGCGTAACGGTCCAGCTCGAGAGCCTAAAAAAGCATCGCGAGATACTCGAGACCTTCGCGCTGGTCCGCGAGGCGCGCGCGGCCCGGGTGCGGGGCGATTACGCCGGCGCGCTCGAGGCGTTGAAGGCCGCCTCCGCCGCGGCGCCCGACGACCCGGCCTTAGCCTTCGAGCTGGGCGCGACGTATTACGAGGCCGGCGATTACGCTCGAGCCGAGGCCTCCCTCGCGACCGCCCGCTCCCTCGCGCCGGACGACGAGGAAGTGACGCTGACGTACGCGCTGGCGACGGCGGAGGCCGGCGACGCGGAGGGGGCGGTCGCGGCGCTGGAGGAACTGGCCGCCGCCCGGGCCGACTTCCTCTACGGCCTTTACGTCCTCGGCGAGGTCCAAATAAAATCGGGCGACTATCCGGCCGGCCGGCATCAACTCTTCGAATATTTGAAGCGGAACGACGAGGGTGTGGTGGCCGCGTACGCCCGGGAGGGGATAAAGGCTTCGGCTCGAGCGGAGATGGAGGCCGCGGCTCGAGCGCTCGAGGAAGCCGCCCGCGCGGAGGAAGAAGAAGCCACGCCCGCGCGCGAGGCGGGGCCGGCCGAATGA